TCACGATGTTCGCGTACCCTTCGCGACTCAACCGGCGCGTGAGGGTGTAGCGGTTGTCCTCGTTGTCGTCGACAACGAGGAGCGCGGCTTGCGCGGGGTTCACGGGGCGGACGATGCGGGTATCAGCGCGCGCATCTTCTCGAGAAGCCGCTTCAGATCCACGGGCTTGGTTTCGAAGTCGTCGCAACCGGCCGCCATCGCCTTCTCCCGGTCTCCCGGCATCGCGTGCGCGGTGAGCGCGATCACCGGAATGTGCCGCGACTGCGGGGCCGCCTTGATGCGCCGGACGGCCTCCCAGCCGTCGAGCACGGGCAGGCTCAGGTCCATCAGGACGAGATCGGGCCGTTCGGCGGCCGCCATCGCCACGCCCTGCTCACCGTCGGTCGCGATCAGCACGGTGAACCCGGCGCGCGTCAGCCGGTGCTTGACGACGTAG
The Piscinibacter sp. XHJ-5 DNA segment above includes these coding regions:
- a CDS encoding response regulator, which encodes MEDNDDNIYVVKHRLTRAGFTVLIATDGEQGVAMAAAERPDLVLMDLSLPVLDGWEAVRRIKAAPQSRHIPVIALTAHAMPGDREKAMAAGCDDFETKPVDLKRLLEKMRALIPASSAP